The Methanolobus sp. WCC4 genome includes the window TGGATAAGGTGTGCAGGCTCATAGCCAGCACACTGGACCACTATGGGATTGAAAAAGCTCATTTCATGGGCTTTTCCTTCAGCTCACTGATATGCCTGCGCTTCGCTGTGCTCTATCCTGAAAAGGTTAGCTCGCTCATCCTTGGAGGCGGGATAATCAAGTTCAACCTGAGGACGAAGTTCCTGCTTTACCTTGCTATCACGTTCAAGAGATGGATCAATTACATGATCCTGTACAGGTTCTTTGCCTACATCATACTTCCAAGGAGCAATCACAGGAGATCTCGTTCTATCTTCGTGACGGAAGCGAAGAAATTAGGCTATGAAGAGTTCTGCAGATGGGTGGACCTGATCCCCCAAACAAATGACAGTCTCACATGGCTGGATGAACTTGACGATGATGTCCAGGTCCTTTATGTCTCAGGTGATGAGGATCATCTATTCCTGAAGGATACTTTGAGATACAGCAGGAGGATAGGCAATTCCCGTGTTGAGATCATTGATAATTGCGGGCATGTCTGCTCTATCGAGCAATACGAGCAGTTCAATGATATCGTTCTCAGATATCTGAGATCTGTATTTGCCTGATCTCATCTTTTATTAATACTGACTGGCAATGTATGCAACAAGCATGTACCTGAAGAGCTTTCCTAAAAATACTAGTATAGTGAATTGAACAAAACTATATCTTAAAAGCCCTCCAGCAACGGCTATAGCATCTCCTATTCCTGGTAGCCAAGTGAACAACAGGGATATGCCTCCATATTTCTTAAAACTGCCTTCTGCTCGTCTTATCTGTTCATCGGAGATGCGCATGTACTTGCTTATAATAAGTCCTCTTCCCGTGAAACCTATGTAATAGGAAGTACATGCCCCCAGAAAATTTGCTACTGATGCTACAATCACTACTGTGTAGATATTAAATTTGTCAATGATCATTAGCGCTACTAATCCTTCTGAACCAAGGGGAAGAATAGTCGAAGCTAGAAAACTTGTGATGAAAAGGCTGATATAGCCATAATCTGTCAAAAGTGTTGTTATATCTACCATTCTTTCTTACCTCTTTTCAAAAGTTATAAATACATTCTTCATATATTTACTTATGCTGCAAAAGAAGATGGTATTTGGTTGGGTAATTACTATGTTAACTGAAAAAAATTATGGTATAAAGCTTCCACTTAATCTATTAAAAGTAGTCACTTTTTTGTTGATTCTATTAGTTCTCATCACTCCAGCACATGCAGGAACACCTGTAGTAGATACGCAAATTAGTTTCACTCCTGGCTTATATCCCGGAGAATCTTCTACCTTGAAAGTACTGGTATCTGAAGTTAGTGGAAATGATTGGGTAAAAGATGTTACTGTATCGGTACAGGTGTCACCCAGCAGTGGAGTTGTCATAAGCTCTCCTACTCAGAGTATATCCCGGATAAATAAAAAATCCAGTAACCTGTTCTCTTTCCCTGTAGAAATTACAAATAGTGCTACATCTGGAAATCGTAACATAGTTATTACCGTTAAATACTACGAAATGGATTTACTTAACATCAACACTCTTGGACCCTATTATATTGAAGATAGTCAATATTTCAATATTAAAAATCCTTATGGAAAAGTATCTGTAAGTACAAACCCAAAAAATGCAGAAATTTATATTGATGGGCAATACAAGGGAATATCTCCAATGACTATTTCCAATGTATTGCAAGGTAAACACACGTTGCTTCTGAAAAAAGAAGGATACAATGATTTAAGCACTACTATTACGGTCACACCAGATTCACAAAGCTCAATAAGCAAGACCCTTTCTCAAAAAACAGGTAGTGTTAGTATATCTACAACTCCAAGTGGAACTAAGGTGTATATAGATGACAAATATGCAGGCTCAAGTCCACTAACAGTGAATGGACTCCTTCCTGGTTCACATAGTATTTCTATCACCATGAATGATTATAGAGATGTCTCTGACACATTTTATATCAATGCAGGTGCCTCGACAACTTACAAAAAGTCATTAGTCAAGAAAAATGGGAACATTGATATTGATTCTACCCCAGCTGGTGCAAGTGTATATTTGGGAAGTAGCTATAAAGGAGTTACACCCCTCTATCTTGAAGGCATATCTCCTGGAACATATACCATTAATTTGGTTAAAGATGGTTATAACGACCTACAACGGACAGTAACTGTAAAAGACGGATCTACAGCTTCCGTTTCTGCATCCATGGAAAAACTGAGTGTTGCAGAAAAAGTGGTTACACAGGTTAGTGGGAAGAGCTCATCCCTTGGAATATCTAATAGCATTTCTACAGCAGATTCTGTTGCATTCAATGCACATTTACTTGAAGTTGGATTCGTTGTATTTGTGTTAATTCTATCAATATTCTTTACTCGAAAAATCCTCAAAAGAAGGAACGACACAACAACAACAAATATTGAAAACCAGACTGTGTTCAATAATATACACTATGGAGATAATATTGAGACACATATAACTGATTCAGTTGTTCAGCGGTCTAATATAGGGTCCAAACAAAAATCATGCCCTTATTGTAACGATGCAACAAATGCAGAAGGCTTTTGTTCTGCATGTGGAAGGAATATGGGGTGAAACTACATAAAAATAGTTTAGTAGAAATAAATAAAAATAAAAAAGTAAACTATTGTTCTCAGATGCACGCTTACTCTATATCCACTTCCAGTCCACCGACAAAACCTGTTATCAGGTTGAACACCACTGCTATGATCATACCACCGATAAACCCTATAACTGCATAGAATATCGGCAGGGTTATTATCGAACCGACACCGAACATGAGTCCACCGGCAAATCCCATTTCTCCCATCATGGAGCCCATTGCAATAGAGAACAGGCTCATGAAAGCTCCTATTATAAGTCCGAGTATTCCGTAAACTGCACCAAGTATCTTCCCAAGAGAGAAGACACCAACCTTGTTAATGTATTGTGTTGTCATATACGATCACTTCAAAAACAATTTAATATACAATGTTATTATATAAAAATAATTGCAATATCATTTTAGTATTTTATTAAGTACTATCTAGAGGTAAATGTAGAGCTAGATGTGAGGGATCATACACTTGATGGGAGGATTAAAAAGAAATCGAGAGACCGGGTAATTGTAAACCGTAAATTTAATAGCATTTTATCTAAATTACTATTCAGTTCAACTTTAACCATATATATTGAACAGTTGCGTACCAATTATTAATTTCAATAGTTTCAAGGCAGTTTGCCTGTATCATCCTGTGGATAGCCGGATGTGATCATATTATCTCTGGGGTTATGTAAAAAATGAAAAAAAGCTTGATGGATGTCATATTTGCTTCTGAGAAACGAAAAGCCGTTCTCCTGATGTTGATGAATGGGGAAAAGGAAATATCAGTTATCCTCAATTCATTGAAAACGTCACGGAATTCACTGCTTCCACAGATAAGGACCCTGGAAGAACACCATCTTGTTTGTCATCATAAAGATAGTTATAAATTGACAACTATCGGGAAAATTGTAGTTGGCAAAATGGTCCCTTTACTTGATAAGACCGAATTCCTGGATGTCGATATAGATCACTGGGGGACCCATGATATTGATTTCCTTTCTCCTGAGCTTCTGGAAGGAATAGGTAAACTTGCACAATGTAAAGTTGTCAGCCCACCTCTTTCAGGGATCTACAATCCTCCTGAAGAGATGTATGCTCATTATAGTGGTCCACATGAAATTACAGATGTATCTGCCAGAGATCCCGAAACTTCGGATTTTTTCCTTGTAGTTACCAGGACTCTTTACATGAATTTTGATGAGATCATCTCTTCGATGCTTGAGAGGAAGATGAAAATCAGGATCATAGTCTCGACTTCTTTATTTGAGAAGATACAGAACGGAGAGTACTCCTATTTTGCAGAGTTCCTTAAAAATAAGTTGTTCCGGTTCTATGTCTATCCTGAAAAAATAGACTTTCTTTCTTTCGGGTGCACTAGCGACTACCTTATTCTTCGTTTGCTGACAAATGATGGTGGATACGATAACAGGTATATGCTCTGTTCTGACCTGGAAGCGATCGAATGGGGTAATGGATTCTTTGAACATTACCTGGAGGATTCCATTCCGATAACCGAGCTGTATCAAAAGAACAAAAAACCAGCAGAGATGACATTAAATGAAAAGATCACTACTTGATGTAATATTCATGTCTGAAAAAAGAAAGACTGTTCTTTTATTGCTGGAGGATGGTCCAAAGGATATGAATACCCTTCTCGAATCCCTTCAAACTTCAAGGAATGCATTGCTTCCACAGCTCAAGATCCTTGAGGAGCATCACCTGATAACTCACTTTGATGATACTTGTGGATTGACAACTATCGGGAACATCGTTGTTGAAAGAATGGTCCCTTTATTGAATACGACTGAAGTTCTTGATATTGATGTGGATTATTGGGGAAGTCGTGATCTTAGTTTTATTCCCCCATACCTTATGGATAGGATCGACGAGCTCAGGAGTTGTGAAATGATCAATCCTCCTATCCATGATCTGTTTTCTATACACAGGTCGTTCAGCCCGAATATCTGGTCTCCAAATGTTTATGTTGTTACTAATTTAATGTATCCTGATATTGATTCAATAATTGCAGAAGCTATTAAGAATAAGGTTGAGTTCAACTATGTCGTTTCTCAGGAATTGCTTAACAAGATCAGGTCAAAATACCCGGATGAATTTGCAAAGTATATAAAGAGTGAATACTTCAAATTGTATGTTTGCAAAAGGGAAATGAAATTCTTCCACTTTACATTCGATACTTTCCATTTAGTAATGGGGTTATTGAACACTAAAGGGGATTTCGACCACAAGTTCCTGATATGTGAAGGCCAGGGTGCACTTGAATGGATAAAGGAGCTCTATGAATATTACCTGAAAGATTCAACGCTGATAACTGAGTTATAATAGCAACGATCATTTGTATTTCAGTGAACGGAAAAGACCCTTAGATGGTTTGTAAACCCTGTCAGGAAACCTTTCGACAAGTTTCCAGACACACCCATTGACAGTCTTCGGATGAAAAGCAGGGTCTGATTCCTTTATCTCAGAGATCAGCTCAGACCAGCGCAGACCATCAGGATGCTTATCAAGTATTGCAAGTGCTGTTGCGTTTATACGTTCAGTGACCCTGGATGAATGTATATCCGGTTCTGGTGTTCCTGTCATTAAAAGCTTGTTTGTTCTCTATCATTAAATGCTTTATCGGGATCATGGACTATGATCTGTCAGCCTGTAAGCAATAGATGGCGCCAGGGCTGTGACTATGAGCACAACTATCCAGACCCTTCCTTTCAATATATTGTAGTCGGCCAGAAGGTGTTCCCAGCTGTGACCTGCAACGTAGTGTCCAAAGAGGAACTCAAAGGCAACGGTCAGGAAGAGCCACATTATTCCAACGTACACATAATCTCTCGGACTGCCTGTAACCCCTGAATATTTGAAGAATACATAGGAGAATGCTATGATAAGTGTGCAGAAGATAAGAGTGCTCACCTGATGAGCACGTAGCTCTCCAAGAACCTCAGTATAAAATGAATTCCTGATGATCCCATTGATGATCGCAAGGATCACGAGGATGAACCATGCAACAATTGAGTAGATATAGATGAGCTTTTCCATATATCGTGGTTTCTTTTGGGAGTATAAATTTTTTGTCATCAGCTATGGTTTTTGTGAGATTTGGCGGGATGATTATGGATATTCTACGGGTAAACTACATTATATGAGGAAAAAGGCTAAAAGAAGTCTTTTACTCTAAATGGTCATGTTAGGGAAAGGTAGAAGATTAAAGGAGAAATTGATGTCAAGCACCTGTATTATGCCTTTAATTATATCAGATAAAAGAAAGATTTCTCCTGTCAATAAGTAATAGAGGATGAAACATGAACCAATAACAGTATAAAAAAGAATGCTCTGTCTATCTTTATCATAATTCTGTTCTCTTAGCCTAACTAACGTTCCTATTATAACTAAGGCAATTGCAGAAAAAGTTATTAGTGGCATATATGTAGAGGTTAAATTACTCAAGAAAAATCCAGTAAAAAATAGAATAATTGCCATTGTTCTAAATGTAAAGATGTAGAAATTATTCTTGTACCGAGCAATTTCATTTGCAGAATACAAAGCTAGGAAGTAGCCTGTTACGTTAAAAGACAATGATGTAATTCCTGATGTAGACGATATAATCATTGCTAAGAATATAAACAAATATGAGTAAATATGTAGTTGAGCAAACTGCACATATGTTTCTCCAGTAAATACACCATACAACGATTTAAAAACTGAAATTAAAAGCAGAGTACCAAAAATGTTAACATTTGTTTCTGCAATAGAAAAATTTGAACTTATAACCATAATTATAATAAACAAAAAATATAGCGCGCTAACTAAAGATGTATTAACAAATGAAATCTTTTGATTATAATGATAATTTACTGAATAAGATGTTTCTTCTTTTCTACGTGAAAACCTCAGAGATTGCCAGAACAATGCCTCACAAATTAGTACGAAAAAAAGCCCGATTACATATCCAGATTCTTTCAAAAAAACCATAAAAGCAAAGAATAAAAATAAAAATCCAAAAAAGTTTATGGTATAATACGTATCTTTTATATACTGACCTTCAAAACATTCTTCTTTATTTAAGAGTTTAACATTGAGTCCTGTTGACAATATTGCTAGTACTAGAACAATTATTGAATCAATTGGATCAAGCGAAAAAGTTTGAGTTAATAGAGTTCCATCAAATATTACAGATGCCATATAAACCATTTTGTTTTTTGTTGATTTTTTCTTTATGTGTAAGTTCAAATCTATTAATACATTTCGTTTTAATTTTGAATTGTTTTAAAATCCAACAAGGATTTTATTTGTTAGCAAAAGAGTTGCCAGATAGAGTTGTATATACCCCTAACCAAAAAGGGAGGTAAAATGAAAACTTTTTCATCACTCGCAAAATCAACCAATTAATCCTCCATCCCCTTCTCAACCTCAAGCACCTTAACCGCTATCTTCATCACAGAATCCGGATTCAGCGAGATTGAATCTATCCCCTCCTTTACCAAAAACTCTGCGAACTCCGGGTAATCGCTTGGAGCCTGACCACAGAGGCCGCTGTGTCTGTTGTTTCGTTTTGCACCCTGGATTGCCATTGAAACTATTTTCTTCACGGCTTCGTCGCGTTCGTCGAAGGTGGATGCAAGGATCTCGGAATCGCGGTCGACGCCGAGGGTGAGTTGTGTGAGGTCGTTGGAGCCGATGGAGAAGCCGTCGAAGTATTTGCTGAACTCGTCTATGAGCAGGACATTGCTCGGGATCTCGGTCATCATGTAGACCTTGAGGTCATTCTCTCCCCTTACAAGACCGTTCTTCTTCATCTCCTCAAGGACCTTTTTGGCTTCATCGATGCGACGGCAGAATGGGATCATGAGTATGAGGTTGGTCAGTCCCATCTCATCTCTCACTTTTTTCATGGCTTTACACTCAAGGGCGAAGCCTTCCCTGTAGCGCTCATCGTAGTAACGTGAAGCACCCCTGAAACCTATCATGGGGTTGTTCTCTTCGAACTCGAAATACTCTCCGCCTATGAGGCTGGCGTACTCATTTGACTTGAAATCGCTCATACGTACAACAACGGGCTTCGGGTGGAATGCTGCTGTGATCGTTGCAACACCCTGAGCGAGCTTCTCAACGAAGAAATCCGCCTTGTTCTCGTACCTGCCGGTGAGTTTGTCTATCTCTTCCAGCACTTCCTCATCCTCAACCTTCTCAGGATGCACAAGTGCCATGGGATGCACTTTGATGTAGCTCGTGATAATGAACTCCAGCCTTGCAAGTCCTATGCCATCATTCGGTATCATGGACATGGCAAAGGCTTCCTCTGGATTGCCCAGGTTCATCATGATCTCGGTCTTTGTCTTCTCAAGTCCCTTCAGGTCCACGGTCTCGATATGGAACGGAAGGATTCCTTCATACACCCTGCCTGCATCCCCCTCCGCACAGCTCACCGTCACATCCATCCCATCTCTCAGTTTTTCCGTTGCATCCTCTGCACCTACAACGGCAGGGATGCCAAGCTCACGGCTCACGATAGCTGCATGACATGTCCTTCCGCCTTTGTTTGTGATGATGGCAGCAGCTTTCTTCATCACAGGTTCCCAATCCGGGGTTGTGGTATCGGCAACCAGTATCTCCCCTGAACTGAACTCGGAAAGCTGTGATACATCAGGTATTACATGCACCTTCCCTGTAGCGATCTTAGCACCGACACTCCTTCCGGTGACAATGACATCAGCGGACCTGTCAAGGTAATAGGTCTCCAGAACATCCTTCCTCTTCTGTGATTGCACCGTTTCCGGTCTTGCCTGGACTATGAACAGCTCACCGGTCTCTCCATCCTTTGCCCATTCAATGTCCATAGGCATGCACTTGCCCTTCTTTCCTGAGTAGTGTTCCTCGATGGTGATCGCGAATTTTGCCAGGGCCAGTGCTTCATCATCAGTGATACAATAACGCTTCCTGTCAGCCTCCGGCACGTCAACATTACGTGTCAGTACCCGGGAATCTCCCCGACCGTATATCATCTTGATCTCTTTACTGCCGCGTTTCTTCTTGATTATGGGTCTGTATCCGTCTCCAAGAGTGGGTTTGAAAACATAGAACTCATCAGGGTTCACAAGTCCCTGTACCACGTTCTCACCAAGTCCGTAGGCCCCTGTGATGAATACCACGTTCTCAAAACCAGTTTCCGTATCAAGGGTAAAGATCACCCCGCTGGATGCAAGGTCCGAGCGGACCATCTTCATTACACCTATGGACAGGCCTACTTTGAAGTGGTCGAAACCGTTGTTCACCCTGTATGATATGGCCCTGTCCGTGAACAGTGATGCAAAACACCTGTTGCAGGCATCTTTTAGTGAATGGTAACCATGAATGTTCAGATATGTCTCCTGCTGTCCTGCAAATGATGCATTGGGCAGGTCCTCTGCTGTTGCAGAACTGCGTACAGCCACATCGACATCTTCCCCGTACTGCTCACAGAGCCTGTCGTATGCCTCTTTTATCTCATCCCACAGATCATCGGGGATACCGGCATCAAGTACCAGATTCCTTGCTTTCTTCCCCCTGCCGGCAAGGTCGGTGACATCATCGATATCCAGTCCTTCAAGTGTTCGTTTCAGTTCATCCAGAACTCCGGCATCTTCTAATACATGCCAGTACGCATCCGCAGTGACCGCAAAACCATTCGGTATCCTGATATCCTTATCTGTCAGTTCCCTGTACATCTCTCCAAGGGATGCGTTCTTTCCACCTACAGATGGAATGTCATCAATGCTTATTTCATCGAACCAGCGAACATATTTGCTGCCTGTCATCATCACCCGCTCCGTGTAAAAAATTCTTTACTTGTAATAGCATTGTTTTTGAAGGCTATTATTGTTTGTGGAAGATCAAGGATCAATAATGCTAAAAAAGTTCCATTGGGTAAATACAGATACTTCTATCCATCATTACCAATAGCAGATGCTGGACATGAACTCAGTGCCTCTTCACAGTTCCTTATCTCACTATCTGTTTCCGGCTGTTTGTAAACATACGAGTTCATGTTGTTCTCGTTCATCCTGAAATGATCAGGTGCCCTGTCATTGCATAACTGGCATGAGATACAACTGTTGTCAACATAATAAGGCCCGGGTACATTCTCAGGTACTCTCTTTTCTTTGTCTGCCATTTTCACTCCCCTTTAATTGGTACTTTAAGTAACAATTGTCATTTGAAGAACATATTAGATAAAATGTTAAGTCCGAGAACTGAATTTTGACAACTGTAAAATTCAGAACTGTTGAACCAGTGTATTATTAAACGACCTTCTCCTTTATGCAGTCAGACAGGACAATATCGAAAAGGAGCATACCATGGGCACACAGATAGGACAATTACTCAAAAAGGATCCGATAACCTACGAGGAACTCTCAGGTAAAGTGATAGCAATAGATGCATACAACACAATTTACCAGTTCCTGAGTGCCATTCGCCAGCGTGATGGTTCATTGCTCACAGATTCTTCAGGCAATCCGGTATCCCATCTCACAGGTCTGTTCTCAAGGACCAGCAAGTTGAGGGAATCCAATATCAAACCGGTTTTCATCTTTGACGGAAAGCCACCGGAGATGAAAAAAGAGACCCTTGAAAAGCGTAAGGAGTGCAAGGAGAATGCAGCCCTCAACTATGAGATAGCTAAAGATGAAGGCAACCTTGAGGACATGAAGAAATATGCACAGGGAACTTCCCGGATAACACCGGACATCCTTGACAGTTCAAAGAGAATACTTGAGCTCATGGGCATTCCCTGGATACAGGCAGAGTCTGAGGCAGAGGCGCAGGCGGCTTTCATGGTATCTCAGGGTGATGCAGACCTTGTTGGCTCACAGGATTATGATGTCTTCCTTTTTGGTGCAGAGGATGTGGTACGCAACCTTGGAAGCACCGGAAAGCGAAAGGTTCCGGGACAGAATAAGTATGTGGCAAAGACCCCGGAACACATCTCACTTTCATCCAGTCTCGAGGAACTGGATCTGAGCAGGGAACAGCTGATCGATCTTGCTATATGTATCGGTACGGATTTCAATGAAGGGATGCATCGTGTGGGTGCCAAGACCGCCCTGAAACTTATCAGGAAGCATGGTGATGTCAATACTGTGATAAGTGAAGAGGACAGGGACATTCGTGCATGTGCATCTGTGGAGGAGATCAGGGAGTTCTTCCTGAACCCGCCTGTTACTACAGATTATAGTCTCAAATGGAAAAAACCCTGCTCGGATGAATTATTCGATTTCCTTGTAACTGAGAGGGGTTTTTCTGAGAAGCAGGTAATGAAGAACACTCAGATACTGGAGGACAGGGCTGCTTCGGAGTGTCAGTCATGTCTTGGTGACTGGTGATCTATTCTCTTAATCCTGTCCTTTGCTGGATGCTACTCATTTTTTGATTATTTTCAATCATTTTCACTCATTTTTTGATGATCGTATTAAACTTAAATTGAAATTATTGTATATACACTATTGATCTTTTAGTATAATGGGAATATTTTAGTTAACCGACTAATTAAAATATGATTGTATTGTAGAAGATGGTGGGAAAGATATCATCTCCTCTGAGAAATATCTGAAGGTTGGATATACATTGCGAGGAATGAGATGACATCAGGAAATAATAATATTGGTTTTGCAGTATTTTGCTCTATTTTATTTTATAGGGAACGTTTACAGAAAGGGATGCTTTTTACTGAGAACAATAGAGTTCTCAGTCTTGATACCTGTCTATGATGAAACAGGGACATTAAAAGATATCTAAGATGTGTGTTTCAGTTATAGCTACCCTTTGTTTCAGTTGATTCCCATGAACTTCCGTGTATTATTGTGCTCCATAGATACCATGAAAAAACAAACAATATCAATATTAAAAGGAATACTTGTTCTTTTTATCCTTTATCTCTCTTTAGGAGTTCTGCTTGCAGCTTATTACAAAGTCAATCTCTAGATAAGTGACAGCTTGTCCTTTTATGCTGTATGGATAACTCCTTTCTGGGCTCACTGCTGCATCTATTAATGACTTCAAGTGGTGTGGACAGGACCATGATGTTTTGTTCGATCTCCTTATGATCGGGAGTGTGTTCTCTGAAAAGCAGGTCAGACCCAATATCTGAAAACCGGTGTACAAAATGGCTGTTTTGTAACAGCTATTTATATTTTGCCCATTTCTTTTGCCTTTCTGTTTCTTCCTTCTTCACATAATTATAAAAATAATATTTTGTTTCAGGAAATAAGATATGTGAATTACTGAAGGAGGAAGCCTTTTAAACCCATGAGCGAATCGACAGAATAACGTTGTTATATCACTCAATAAATGAATTTGGGGCACGAATGTTAACGGCGTTAACCGTCTGGTATAATTTGCTAATGAATTTGTGTCTCAAAACAATACGCAACAGGCAGACGAACTGCCTAACGGGCACAAAATTTTATACTAGCAGGACAAATTAATAAGTGGGAGAATATCATGAAGGCCGAGTTGATAAGTACGGTGTTTCTGTCGGAAAAGAGAAAGCAGACCCTCCTTATGTTAATGGATGGCCCGGCCACTGTTGACGAGATCAAGGATTCTCTTACAGGGACGACCAGTGCGATCATGGCCCAGGTGAAGATACTCTTCGAACAGGGACTCATCGAGCAGGAGGAGGACGAGTACAGGCTCACCTCTATTGGAAAGATGATCATGAAGAAGATCAAACCTCTTATCGAGGCCCTGAACGTGGTTGAACAGAATAAGAGTTACTGGGATAGCAGGAACCTTGAGTCCATACCTGAATTCCTGCTTGACAGGATTGGGGACCTTGGTGATGTCATGGTACATGAGCCTGACCTGAACCACCTTTTCGAGCCACCTAAAGAGCTGCTTGCAAGTCTCCGTGAGACAGAGAATGCCTGTACCTTCTATTCATATTTCTGTCCGTCATGTCCTAACAATTACTCTGAACTTGCAAAGAAAGGGATCAACTACAACCTCATACTCACACGTCCGGTCTATGAAAGGCTGAGGGATGAATATAAGGAACAGCACGATGCCATGATGAAAGGGGAGAACTCTCACATGTATATCTGTGATGATGAGGATGTGAAGATAGGTGCCCTTTCGGTAACTGATGGCATGATGCTTATAGCATTCTTCAACAAGG containing:
- a CDS encoding alpha/beta hydrolase; the protein is MAEGKRFSAEVHLKEGSADWIVFVHGFGGSARTWKNQTVFFSKHYNLLVLEMHKEKVQGKLELDKVCRLIASTLDHYGIEKAHFMGFSFSSLICLRFAVLYPEKVSSLILGGGIIKFNLRTKFLLYLAITFKRWINYMILYRFFAYIILPRSNHRRSRSIFVTEAKKLGYEEFCRWVDLIPQTNDSLTWLDELDDDVQVLYVSGDEDHLFLKDTLRYSRRIGNSRVEIIDNCGHVCSIEQYEQFNDIVLRYLRSVFA
- a CDS encoding YqaA family protein, encoding MVDITTLLTDYGYISLFITSFLASTILPLGSEGLVALMIIDKFNIYTVVIVASVANFLGACTSYYIGFTGRGLIISKYMRISDEQIRRAEGSFKKYGGISLLFTWLPGIGDAIAVAGGLLRYSFVQFTILVFLGKLFRYMLVAYIASQY
- a CDS encoding PEGA domain-containing protein translates to MLQKKMVFGWVITMLTEKNYGIKLPLNLLKVVTFLLILLVLITPAHAGTPVVDTQISFTPGLYPGESSTLKVLVSEVSGNDWVKDVTVSVQVSPSSGVVISSPTQSISRINKKSSNLFSFPVEITNSATSGNRNIVITVKYYEMDLLNINTLGPYYIEDSQYFNIKNPYGKVSVSTNPKNAEIYIDGQYKGISPMTISNVLQGKHTLLLKKEGYNDLSTTITVTPDSQSSISKTLSQKTGSVSISTTPSGTKVYIDDKYAGSSPLTVNGLLPGSHSISITMNDYRDVSDTFYINAGASTTYKKSLVKKNGNIDIDSTPAGASVYLGSSYKGVTPLYLEGISPGTYTINLVKDGYNDLQRTVTVKDGSTASVSASMEKLSVAEKVVTQVSGKSSSLGISNSISTADSVAFNAHLLEVGFVVFVLILSIFFTRKILKRRNDTTTTNIENQTVFNNIHYGDNIETHITDSVVQRSNIGSKQKSCPYCNDATNAEGFCSACGRNMG
- a CDS encoding winged helix-turn-helix domain-containing protein, which encodes MKKSLMDVIFASEKRKAVLLMLMNGEKEISVILNSLKTSRNSLLPQIRTLEEHHLVCHHKDSYKLTTIGKIVVGKMVPLLDKTEFLDVDIDHWGTHDIDFLSPELLEGIGKLAQCKVVSPPLSGIYNPPEEMYAHYSGPHEITDVSARDPETSDFFLVVTRTLYMNFDEIISSMLERKMKIRIIVSTSLFEKIQNGEYSYFAEFLKNKLFRFYVYPEKIDFLSFGCTSDYLILRLLTNDGGYDNRYMLCSDLEAIEWGNGFFEHYLEDSIPITELYQKNKKPAEMTLNEKITT
- a CDS encoding winged helix-turn-helix domain-containing protein encodes the protein MKRSLLDVIFMSEKRKTVLLLLEDGPKDMNTLLESLQTSRNALLPQLKILEEHHLITHFDDTCGLTTIGNIVVERMVPLLNTTEVLDIDVDYWGSRDLSFIPPYLMDRIDELRSCEMINPPIHDLFSIHRSFSPNIWSPNVYVVTNLMYPDIDSIIAEAIKNKVEFNYVVSQELLNKIRSKYPDEFAKYIKSEYFKLYVCKREMKFFHFTFDTFHLVMGLLNTKGDFDHKFLICEGQGALEWIKELYEYYLKDSTLITEL
- the ppsA gene encoding phosphoenolpyruvate synthase translates to MTGSKYVRWFDEISIDDIPSVGGKNASLGEMYRELTDKDIRIPNGFAVTADAYWHVLEDAGVLDELKRTLEGLDIDDVTDLAGRGKKARNLVLDAGIPDDLWDEIKEAYDRLCEQYGEDVDVAVRSSATAEDLPNASFAGQQETYLNIHGYHSLKDACNRCFASLFTDRAISYRVNNGFDHFKVGLSIGVMKMVRSDLASSGVIFTLDTETGFENVVFITGAYGLGENVVQGLVNPDEFYVFKPTLGDGYRPIIKKKRGSKEIKMIYGRGDSRVLTRNVDVPEADRKRYCITDDEALALAKFAITIEEHYSGKKGKCMPMDIEWAKDGETGELFIVQARPETVQSQKRKDVLETYYLDRSADVIVTGRSVGAKIATGKVHVIPDVSQLSEFSSGEILVADTTTPDWEPVMKKAAAIITNKGGRTCHAAIVSRELGIPAVVGAEDATEKLRDGMDVTVSCAEGDAGRVYEGILPFHIETVDLKGLEKTKTEIMMNLGNPEEAFAMSMIPNDGIGLARLEFIITSYIKVHPMALVHPEKVEDEEVLEEIDKLTGRYENKADFFVEKLAQGVATITAAFHPKPVVVRMSDFKSNEYASLIGGEYFEFEENNPMIGFRGASRYYDERYREGFALECKAMKKVRDEMGLTNLILMIPFCRRIDEAKKVLEEMKKNGLVRGENDLKVYMMTEIPSNVLLIDEFSKYFDGFSIGSNDLTQLTLGVDRDSEILASTFDERDEAVKKIVSMAIQGAKRNNRHSGLCGQAPSDYPEFAEFLVKEGIDSISLNPDSVMKIAVKVLEVEKGMED
- a CDS encoding ferredoxin, with protein sequence MADKEKRVPENVPGPYYVDNSCISCQLCNDRAPDHFRMNENNMNSYVYKQPETDSEIRNCEEALSSCPASAIGNDG
- the fen gene encoding flap endonuclease-1, with product MGTQIGQLLKKDPITYEELSGKVIAIDAYNTIYQFLSAIRQRDGSLLTDSSGNPVSHLTGLFSRTSKLRESNIKPVFIFDGKPPEMKKETLEKRKECKENAALNYEIAKDEGNLEDMKKYAQGTSRITPDILDSSKRILELMGIPWIQAESEAEAQAAFMVSQGDADLVGSQDYDVFLFGAEDVVRNLGSTGKRKVPGQNKYVAKTPEHISLSSSLEELDLSREQLIDLAICIGTDFNEGMHRVGAKTALKLIRKHGDVNTVISEEDRDIRACASVEEIREFFLNPPVTTDYSLKWKKPCSDELFDFLVTERGFSEKQVMKNTQILEDRAASECQSCLGDW